Proteins found in one Longimicrobium sp. genomic segment:
- a CDS encoding 6-carboxytetrahydropterin synthase, whose product MQQMVLTRRVRFCAAHRYHRPEWSDERNREVFGPCSNPHGHGHNYLLEVSIQGTVDPLTGFAVELGALDRVLREEVVEPLDHQHLNHAVPEFAPGGLVPTTENILLLLWQRVEGRLEGARLVAMRLHENDDFFVEYRGPR is encoded by the coding sequence ATGCAGCAGATGGTCCTAACGCGGCGCGTGCGCTTCTGCGCCGCGCACCGCTACCACCGCCCGGAGTGGAGCGACGAGCGCAACCGCGAGGTCTTTGGGCCGTGCAGCAATCCGCACGGGCACGGCCACAATTATCTGCTCGAGGTCTCCATACAGGGTACCGTGGATCCCCTCACCGGGTTCGCCGTGGAGCTGGGCGCGCTGGACCGGGTGCTGCGCGAGGAGGTGGTGGAGCCGCTCGACCACCAGCACCTCAACCACGCCGTGCCCGAGTTCGCGCCCGGCGGGCTGGTGCCCACCACGGAGAACATCCTCCTCCTCCTGTGGCAGCGGGTGGAGGGGCGGCTGGAGGGGGCTCGGCTGGTGGCGATGCGGCTGCACGAGAACGACGACTT